Within Butyrivibrio fibrisolvens, the genomic segment TTAATACTTCAAAGACTCTTGATCAGGTCAATAATGCAATGCTTAAAAAGCAAATGGAAGATCAGGAAGAAGATAATAAGAGAATACTTGGCGTAAGCTAAGTTAACGACTTTAGAAAATGCTCCCCAAAAGAGTATATCGCAACCCGCCAAAAGGATCGGAATGTAATGTTCCGGTCCTTTTTGGTGTTCACCTATTTCAGTTTACTAATACACTTCTTTGTGTTAACATTTATAATAACAGTCATTTTAACGATTTAAAGCGTTGCGTTTTAAAGCAGTAAACAGCAAGAGAAAAACTATTCTATCATGGGGAGGCCTAAAATGGCAGTAAAAATCTTATTTCTAATCATCTTTTTTAGCGTAATGATCTTTATCGGAATTGCAACAAGAAAACATGCAGGTAGCGTAGAAGGATTCGTTCTTGGAGGACGATCTGCCGGTCCCTGGCTTACAGCATTTGGCTACGGTACATCCTATTTTTCTGCAGTAGTATTTGTAGGTTATGCAGGACAGTTCGGCTACAAGTACGGAATATCTGCCACGTGGGCAGGCATCGGCAACGCTGTCATAGGCTCTCTTCTTGCATGGCGTATTCTTGGAAGGCGCACAAGAGTCATGACCAAGCATCTTGATTCTAAGACCATGCCTGACTTTTTTGGCAAAAGATTTGAGAGTAGGAGCCTTCGACTTGCTGCTGCCCTTATCTCTTTTGCCTTTCTGATACCATATACATCATCTGTATATAACGGTCTTTCAAGGCTGTTTAGAATGGCTTTCAATATTCCCTATGGCGTATGTGTTATCGTAATGGCCGGCCTTACCTGTGTATACGTAATACTGGGCGGCTACATGGCAACTGTTGTCAACGATTTCGTGCAGGGTGTTATCATGCTCTTTGGTATATCTGCAGTTATCCTCGCAGTCCTTCATAATAACGGAGGATTTATACATGCGCTTACAACACTCTCTACGTATGAATCAGATCTGTCTGTTACACAAGGGATGCAGGGTGCCTTTACTTCTTTCTTCGGGCCTGATCCTCTTAACCTTATGGGCGTTGTCATCCTAACATCCCTTGGTACATGGGGACTTCCTCAGATGGTTGGCAAGTTCTATGCTATCCGCGATGAGAAGGCTATCAAGGCAGGGACTATCATATCCACACTTTTTGCAATGGTAGTAGCAGGAGGTTCATACTTTTTGGGCGGTTTTGCAAGACTTTATAGCGGCAATGCTGCAATCCTTAATGCTGACGGCTCTGTTGCCTATGATGCCATAGTTCCGGCTATGCTCTCAGGGCTTCCTGATATCCTTATCGGAATAGTAATAGTGCTGGTACTCTCAGCTTCCATGTCAACTCTGTCATCGCTTGTACTTACTTCAAGTTCATCTGTTACACTTGATCTTGTAGCTCAGATCAACAAGAAGATGTCGGACAAGGCGCAGCTTCTAACTATGAGAATCCTTCTGGTTATGTTCATAGCATTATCTGTTATCGTAGCACTTAATCCTCCGACATTCATAGCTCAGCTTATGGGCTATTCATGGGGAGCGCTTGCAGGTTCATTCCTTGCACCCTTCCTCTATAGTCTGTACTGGAAAAAGACAACCAAGGCTTCTGTATGGGCCTGCTTCATATCAGGAGTTGGCATCACTATCACCAACATGATATTCCACTACATAGCATCTCCTATTAACGCCGGCGCATTCACCATGGCTATAGGTCTTGTGATCGTCCCTGTAGTGAGTCTTCTAAGTCCTAAGATGAATGAAGATCATATCGATAAAGTATTCGACTGCTACAATCAGAAAGTCACAGTTGAAAAGCGCTACAGCCTTGAAGAAGATGAAAATGAAACTGAAGATGAAGAGGAAGAAGATATTCAAAACAGACTTGATGCCTGATCATCTATAAGTTCCCACATCTTGTCATCTGTAATATGAGATTTAAGTCTTAATATCAGCAGGACCTTGTCACCACCAGCGTCCTGCTGATATTTTCTTTGCCATTTATAAAAGTGAGGACCATCTCCAAGAACCCTTAAATAAGACATGAGGCTTTGAGCTACGTAGTAGGACTGCCTTATATCTGATTCGCAGTCATTGGCATAAAAGCCCTTCCATATGCCATGTTCATGACTTCTCATAGTATCGTAACCTTTCTTAAAGACTTTGGAAGAAAGACCTGCTTCATAGAAAGCTTTTATGAACCTCTCATCTCCAGTTCCTTCAAGTACCGCTTCTATAGAACTGCATATATGCAAGGCTCCAAGATAGCTATAATACAGGTACTGAACCTGGCAGATCAGATTGTCATCAAAAACTATAGCTGCCTTCTTATCTCCTGCAGCTTTTAGTTTATCTTCTACTGACATACAAAATCCAAGATACTCTTTGTATCCTTCTACAGCATCTTCATATTTTTCCTTGAAATAATAAACCTGGTCTTTTAGACTATGCCTGTCACAAGCCCACTGTAATTCCAAGGAAGGAGCTATCTTATGATGCCCATCCACATCATTTTCTATTATGTGATACTGTCTTATAAAGCTATCTACAAGGATCCTGGCGCAGTGATTGGCATACTGCTCTCCTGCATGGTCATCTTCATTTGGTCCGTACTTGACGCTGTAATAGGGCCACAAGCTGTACGCCTTTTCAACCATTTTGTTTAGAGCAGAGTCATAATACCTATCTACATAGGCAGATAGATGATTACTTATAGTATATTTTTTATCATTTTGATCCCTACTTATTCCATCTCTCCAAAAAACTGCCATAAGATCAAGGTAATATGTATGAGGCTTAACATTAGAACAGTTAATGATCCAGGAATCGTCTCCTCCACGTTTAAGTACTTCGCAAAGCTCATCTTCTACAAACTCCGGCGAATTAGGAAGCATAGTCATCATAGCTGCTGCCTGCAGATCATAGAAAGATGCATGATAATAGATCCCATGAGCGCCTGTGTCACCCCTACCGGGAAGTGCCATAACTCTTGGATTATGATTGTTCTGTCTCCTTGATACCATCTTGCCATAGCCGTTATCAGCCCAGATCCTTATAACATCATCCGGAAGGTCGATGTATCCTCCTTGGTATAATTCCATGATCTCTCCGTAGAGATTAGTACAGCATACAGCGCCGGCATCGTGAGATCTGACCATCTCATACTGTTTTCTTATAAGTTTTGATATAAGCTGTCCTCTTTTAGCTTTGGTATCATAAGAAGGATCATCTGCCCAGAAAGGTCTGTCTCC encodes:
- a CDS encoding sodium:solute symporter family protein, which gives rise to MAVKILFLIIFFSVMIFIGIATRKHAGSVEGFVLGGRSAGPWLTAFGYGTSYFSAVVFVGYAGQFGYKYGISATWAGIGNAVIGSLLAWRILGRRTRVMTKHLDSKTMPDFFGKRFESRSLRLAAALISFAFLIPYTSSVYNGLSRLFRMAFNIPYGVCVIVMAGLTCVYVILGGYMATVVNDFVQGVIMLFGISAVILAVLHNNGGFIHALTTLSTYESDLSVTQGMQGAFTSFFGPDPLNLMGVVILTSLGTWGLPQMVGKFYAIRDEKAIKAGTIISTLFAMVVAGGSYFLGGFARLYSGNAAILNADGSVAYDAIVPAMLSGLPDILIGIVIVLVLSASMSTLSSLVLTSSSSVTLDLVAQINKKMSDKAQLLTMRILLVMFIALSVIVALNPPTFIAQLMGYSWGALAGSFLAPFLYSLYWKKTTKASVWACFISGVGITITNMIFHYIASPINAGAFTMAIGLVIVPVVSLLSPKMNEDHIDKVFDCYNQKVTVEKRYSLEEDENETEDEEEEDIQNRLDA
- a CDS encoding glycosyl hydrolase 115 family protein, whose translation is MKIGYSTKIVADSILSRAVRRTVSALERDIRNTCLRSGGGFLDIVLKKEKCIPKEEYIQKEEYIQKEEYIQKECFVIKALEHNKLGIYASDDLGLIYGIYHISKTFLSVGEFWFWNEQVFKKKRGYQVPDDYTYESKPYKVRFRGWFINDEVLLSEWKPVVDGSVKEDYPWEMAFEALLRCGGNMTIPGTDFNAARFRDLADEYGLYITHHHAEPLGAEMFSRVYPKLEASFDKYPDLFIGLWEKAIAKQKKYHVIWNLGFRGQGDRPFWADDPSYDTKAKRGQLISKLIRKQYEMVRSHDAGAVCCTNLYGEIMELYQGGYIDLPDDVIRIWADNGYGKMVSRRQNNHNPRVMALPGRGDTGAHGIYYHASFYDLQAAAMMTMLPNSPEFVEDELCEVLKRGGDDSWIINCSNVKPHTYYLDLMAVFWRDGISRDQNDKKYTISNHLSAYVDRYYDSALNKMVEKAYSLWPYYSVKYGPNEDDHAGEQYANHCARILVDSFIRQYHIIENDVDGHHKIAPSLELQWACDRHSLKDQVYYFKEKYEDAVEGYKEYLGFCMSVEDKLKAAGDKKAAIVFDDNLICQVQYLYYSYLGALHICSSIEAVLEGTGDERFIKAFYEAGLSSKVFKKGYDTMRSHEHGIWKGFYANDCESDIRQSYYVAQSLMSYLRVLGDGPHFYKWQRKYQQDAGGDKVLLILRLKSHITDDKMWELIDDQASSLF